A portion of the Glycine max cultivar Williams 82 chromosome 10, Glycine_max_v4.0, whole genome shotgun sequence genome contains these proteins:
- the LOC102664072 gene encoding uncharacterized protein → MSAKNIWKKRSIFFDLPYWCNLDVRHCLDVMHVEKNVCDSLIDTLLNIKGKTKDGVKSRQDLVELGIREQLHPVLRGARTYLPPACYTMSTAEKKSFCHCLANVKVPQGYSSNMKRVVELKLIGLKSHDCHVLMQQLLPVAIRGILPEKVCNAITRLCFFFNAICSKVIDPSQLDILENEAAIIVCQLEMLCGPVYLRWMYPVERFMKMLKGYTKNQYSPEASIVERYVAEEAIEFSSNYISNVQPVGVPQNRHQPSSQGRGTRGFDVVTMNLQRLSQAHLYVLNNTTEVMSCIHSHKNQLSAKNPRMNKMRLLQEHNRTFVNWFRQCIFADATTSETLRLLALGPNLNVPTWQGYDINGYAFYTKSQDARSTMQNSGVSVEGEAAHFSSVFDNNPINASMTYYGVIEDIWELDYGQFRVPVFSCRWVHANTGVRKDKMGFTLVDLKKGGYNDEPFIMAVQARQVFYVEDPSDPTWSVVIQGRKFDMTDYSHYAAFDVTDMPPVNDQIPVIEATDKDDVEHAMRHDHHEGLWENNDT, encoded by the exons ATGTCTGCGAAGAACATTTGGAAAAAAAGGTCAATATTCTTCGATCTCCCATATTGGTGCAATCTGGATGTTCGGCATTGTTTGGacgttatgcatgtggagaaaaatgtgtgtgataGTTTGATTGACACCCTCCTTAACATTAAGGGGAAGACAAAGGATGGTGTAAAATCTCGTCAAGATTTGGTTGAGTTGGGTATACGGGAGCAACTACATCCAGTTTTACGAGGTGCTAGGACATATTTGCCCCCAGCATGTTACACAATGTCCACAGctgagaaaaaaagtttttgtcaTTGTCTAGCAAATGTCAAAGTTCctcaaggatactcttcaaatatgaAGAGGGTTGTGGAATTGAAATTGATTGGCCTGAAATCCCATGATTGCCACGTACTAATGCAACAACTTTTACCAGTGGCCATTCGTGGAATCTTGCCTGAAAAAGTTTGTAATGCCATCACTcgcttgtgttttttctttaatgctaTCTGCAGCAAGGTTATTGACCCATCGCAGTTGGATATTTTGGAGAATGAAGCTGCCATTATTGTCTGtcaattggagat GTTGTGTGGCCCGGTTTATTTACGATGGATGTATCCGGTTGAAAGGTTCATGAAGATGCTGAAAGGATACACAAAGAACCAATATAGTCCAGAAGCAAGCATAGTTGAAAGATATGTTGCTGAAGAAGCAATAGAGTTTTCATCAAATTATATAAGTAACGTACAACCAGTCGGTGTTCCTCAAAATCGGCATCAACCCTCGAGTCAAGGTAGGGGAACTCGAGGATTTGATGTTGTCACCATGAATTTGCAAAGGCTGTCCCAAGCGCATCTATATGTGTTAAACAACACAACAGAGGTGATGTCGTGCATACATTCTCATAAAAACCAATTGTCAGCTAAAAACCCAAGAATGAACAAGATGAGGTTGTTGCAGGAACATAATAGAACTTTTGTCAACTGGTTTAGGCAGTGTATTTTTGCCGATGCCACAACTTCCGAAACCCTCCGACTATTAGCCCTTGGCCCAAATCTGAATGTGCCCACCTGGCAGGGATATGATATCAATGGCTATGCTTTCTACACAAAGTCACAGGATGCAAGAAGTACCATGCAGAACAGCGGGGTTAGTGTTGAGGGTGAGGCAGCTCACTTTAGTAGTGTTTTTGATAACAATCCCATTAACGCGTCAATGACATActatggagtcattgaagatatATGGGAGCTGGATTACGGTCAATTTAGAGTTCCTGTGTTTAGTTGTCGATGGGTTCATGCGAATACAGGGGTACGCAAAGACAAAATGGGCTTTACTTTAGTTGACCTAAAAAAAGGTGGTTACAATGATGAGCCATTTATAATGGCAGTGCAGGCCAGACAAGTTTTTTATGTTGAAGATCCGTCTGACCCTACTTGGTCCGTGGTTATACAAGGCAGAAAATTTGATATGACCGACTATAGTCATTATGCAGCATTTGATGTGACTGATATGCCACCTGTCAATGACCAAATACCTGTGATTGAGGCCACCGACAAAGATGATGTTGAACATGCAATGAGACATGACCATCACGAAGGGCTATGGGAAAATAACGACACCTAA
- the LOC102664210 gene encoding myosin-binding protein 2-like: MSLEVKMPTVNNHLPSLLELNENEEEKVPYTPTSLESLHQLHKKLLLLERKESGTEESLDGSVISDIEGGEVTIDKLKSALKSERKALSTLYAELEEERSASAIAANQTMAMINRLQEEKAAMQMEALQYQRMMEEQSEYDHEALQLLNELMMKREKEKLELEKELEVYRKKVHEYEVREKMMMSRRDGSMRSRTSSPSCSNAEDSDGLSIDLNHEAKEENGFYSHQDQECSNQNTPVDAVLYLEESLANFEEERLQILEQLKVLEEKLVI, encoded by the coding sequence ATGTCACTTGAAGTGAAAATGCCAACAGTAAATAACCATTTGCCATCTTTATTGGAACTTAATGAGAATGAGGAAGAAAAGGTTCCTTACACACCCACTTCTTTGGAGAGTCTACATCAGCTACACAAGAAACTACTTCTCCTTGAGAGGAAAGAATCAGGAACAGAAGAGTCATTGGATGGAAGTGTGATAAGTGATATAGAAGGTGGTGAGGTAACAATTGATAAGTTAAAATCAGCATTGAAATCGGAAAGGAAAGCCTTAAGTACTCTATATGCAGAACTTGAAGAAGAGAGAAGTGCATCTGCTATAGCAGCCAATCAAACAATGGCAATGATAAATAGGCTTCAAGAAGAGAAAGCAGCAATGCAGATGGAAGCCTTGCAGTATCAAAGAATGATGGAAGAACAATCTGAGTATGATCATGAGGCTTTGCAACTCTTGAATGAGCTCATGATGAAGAGGGAgaaagagaagctagagctaGAAAAGGAGCTTGAAGTATATAGAAAGAAGGTTCATGAATATGAGGTAAGAGAAAAGATGATGATGTCAAGAAGGGATGGTAGCATGAGAAGCAGAACTTCATCTCCCTCTTGTAGCAATGCTGAAGATAGTGATGGATTGTCCATTGACTTGAATCATGAAGCAAAGGAGGAAAACGGGTTTTATAGTCATCAAGATCAAGAATGCAGCAACCAGAACACCCCCGTGGACGCGGTCTTATATTTAGAGGAATCATTGGCGAACTTTGAGGAAGAGAGGTTACAAATTCTAGAACAGCTCAAGGTATTGGAAGAAAAGCTAGTTATATAA
- the LOC100791775 gene encoding uncharacterized protein: MGGSKRRLSSRGLGGALRQQRARLYIIRRCVVMLLWWHN, encoded by the coding sequence ATGGGAGGCTCAAAGAGAAGGCTTTCAAGCAGAGGGCTTGGAGGAGCCCTTAGGCAGCAAAGGGCAAGGCTTTACATAATTAGAAGGTGTGTAGTCATGCTCCTCTGGTGGCATAATTAG
- the LOC100779325 gene encoding uncharacterized protein produces the protein MDRSWITAPRISEAYQHGVEEFLSFAQIHSATTDANFFCPCVKCVNGRRHSLDDIRSHLICDGFSPTYTKWIWHGELVGHTTTCPSHPVELQSGDLMEDMIRDLGQEGFRECHADIYDALQTDAQTPLYVGCKSFSRLSAVLALVNLKARFGWSDKSFTELVLLLKNMFPEHNTLPKSHYEAKKILCPVGLEYQRIHACPNDCLLYRNEFLDMRFCPTCGLSRYKGNDGEGTKGSATASSRPAKVCWYLPIIPRLKRLFASVQDSKYLRWHADERRMDGMIRHPADCTQWKTFDSLYPSFAQEPRNLRLALASDGMNPFGNLTTNHSSWPVLLMIYNLPPWLSMKHKYMLLSMMIAGPKQPENDIDVYLAPLIKDLTKLWVDGVEVYDANAK, from the coding sequence ATGGACCGATCTTGGATTACAGCACCTCGCATAAGCGAAGCGTATCAACATGGGGTTGAAGAGTTTTTGTCATTTGCCCAAATACATTCAGCAACCACAGATGCCAACTTTTTTTGCCCTTGTGTTAAATGTGTCAACGGGAGGCGTCATTCATTGGATGACATTAGATCGCATCTGATATGTGATGGCTTTAGCCCGACGTACACaaagtggatatggcatggtgagttGGTTGGTCATACAACAACATGTCCATCTCATCCAGTTGAGCTACAAAGCGGAGATCTCATGGAAGACATGATACGTGATCTTGGGCAAGAGGGCTTTCGGGAATGTCATGCAGATATTTACGATGCTCTTCAAACAGATGCGCAAACGCCGTTGTATGTTGGATGCAAAAGCTTTAGTAGGTTATCAGCTGTGCTAGCTTTGGTTAACCTAAAGGCCAGATtcgggtggagtgacaaaagcttcacaGAGTTGGTtttgttattgaaaaatatgtttcctGAACATAACACCTTACCGAAGAGTCACTACGAGGCGAAAAAGATATTATGTCCCGTAGGCTTGGAGTACCAAAGAATCCATGCATGTCCGAATGATTGCCTTCTCTACAGAAATGAGTTTCTGGATATGCGATTCTGCCCCACTTGCGGACTTTCACGGTATAAGGGCAATGATGGGGAAGGTACTAAAGGTTCAGCCACCGCTAGTAGTCGTCCAGCAAAGGTTTGTTGGTATTTGCCAATAATACCTAGGTTGAAGCGGTTGTTTGCGAGTGTACAGGATTCTAAATACTTAAGGTGGCATGCAGATGAAAGAAGAATGGATGGTATGATCAGACACCCCGCTGATTGTACACAATGGAAGACATTTGACTCCTTGTATCCATCTTTTGCACAAGAACCTAGAAACCTAAGGCTTGCGCTTGCCTCAGATGGAATGAATCCCTTTGGTAACTTGACCACCAATCATAGTTCGTGGCCGGTATTATTaatgatttacaaccttcctCCATGGTTGTCCATGAAACACAAATATATGTTGCTCTCTATGATGATAGCTGGTCCAAAACAACCCGAAAATGATATTGACGTGTACTTGGCTCCTTTGATAAAAGACTTGACCAAACTGTGGGTTGATGGGGTTGAAGTGTATGATGCAAATGCTAAATAG